AACAGTTCAATATGAATGGCTGCTGGCTGCCTCTAGTATTATGTTCCCTTCATCCAACCAGAGTTTATCTGTCCAAGACTGGTGAGTGCTTCTACTTCTGTCTtactgtcctttttctttttttaaatccatttctctctttgtcttaCTGCCATTAGATACTGAAACCAACAAAATAGTCAATCAATCATCGAAACTTATCTTAGACAATTCTTTTACTCATTGATTAAGTGGTTTTTGAATACCTACTAGGTGCTGGGACATAGCACTGAAAACAGATCATTTTAGTAAGCAagccaataaattaaaaaaatatgtagtatATTAGATGGTGACTGGTTCTATAGAAAAAAGTGAAACAGGAAGAGGATGGGGAAGTGGggatttcttttttgggggggatggacTTTTAGATAGAGTGGTCAAGGAAGGAATCACAGAGGCGGTGGTACAGGAGGGAAGAACTGAAGGAAGTGAGACTGAACATGGGCGAACTAGGGAAAGAGCATTGCAGGCAGAGGGAATGGCAATGGAGAGAGGGAAACATGTTTGGCGTGTTCAAGGAAGAGAGAGGCGGTCAGCAAGCTGGAGCAGAGCGCTGGGCCAGGAGAAGAGTTGGACATAAAAGGCAGTAGCAGGGATCTGGCAAATCATGTAGGGTCTTGTCGGTAACTCTGTCCCTTTCATTAAGGATTTTGGCTTTTGCTCTGTGATTGGGAGCCACAGAAGTGTTTTAGGTTGGGAAGTGATATGGTCTAACTTTAGTTTTTGACAACATCACTCTGGTTGCTGTTTTGAGAACAGTTGAGGGGGAAGCATGGGCTTTAGAAGTGGGGACACCAGCCAGGAGACTCTCTTAGTGACTCAGATGCAAGATGAGGTGACTTGGACCAGACTGTCAGcagtggagaagaggagaaatggtGAGGGACAATAACAGCAAAGGCCGTGATGAAGACTGGACCAGCTTTCTCTTCAAGTTGACAGAATGTTCTCTCATTAGCTCATCTCAGGGCAGTCCAGGGAGGACACCTGTCTTTGTATTCTCTGTATCTTTCATGAGTGGTCAGGTACCATTGGGGACATCCTGAGTGACAACCCTTCATCCCTTCTCTGAAGTTGAATTCCATCCAAGAAGACAATACTGACCCATGGTGAGTGGCAAATACACAACTCCCCTGTGTAAGGCTGGGAACAGAGAGAACTCAGGGTAGAGGGAGAGGCCAGAGTTTCAGCATGGTGCTGACAGAGATCTGCAGTTTTGGATAACATATCAGAAGTTCAAAGATATCCTCACAAGCTGAAGCTATCTAAGTTGTCTTTTTCAGGGACAATTGGAGATTCCTACTTGTGGGTCTCCAAATGTCTGACTATGTAAGTATAGGAGAAAGACACAATCTCAcagtaaataataacaataaaatcatTATCAATAAGAATAATGATTCTCAGGTGCTGAGGGAGGGTGATATGGGGAATTGCTGTTCAATGCATATAGTTTTAGTTATGCAACTTGAATAAGTCCTAGGGATCTGCTGTAAAATAGACAATGATGTTTCATTATACACTCATGTATTTATGAAGTGGGTAGGTctcatgttaagtgttcttacacaatttaaaagagagaggCCCTTTTGAGAAATTGGAGAAAATAGAATATTTGCATTAAAtcatattaataattaaattatatcaaTAAACTACTATATGGGGCTTGGCATACAGCTCAGCCTGTATGAGGCCCACGGTTTTGGTCTTCAGCATTGCAAACgaccacaaaacaaaataaaataaaaacaaaacaaaaacctataatTTTGAGGGCATGGAAATAGAATTTTTTGGGGAGAAAGAACTTCATTTGTTAGAGATTAAaaacatatgaagaaaatatagccAAATGTGAACAATTGTTAAATCCTGGAGATGGATATATGGACATTCAATAGACTATGCTTTCTACTTTTCTGTATGTTCTAAATTTGTCCTGACAAAAGCCTTTTGAAAAGAATGAGaacaatgatttctttttattgagtATCTATCATGGATTATCTTCTTTACTCACATTgtctttttgatttgttttcctttctatagagatttttttaggcttttttattgtgaaataattaTAGGTTCACAGGAAGTTGCATAAATAGTAGAGATAGACCCTGGATACTCTTCACCCAGCTTCCACTAAAAGTTAAATCTTGGAAAGGGAGAAGGTGGAGAGCAAGGGTAAGTACTGGGGACTTAATTAGAATAACTTATACTCCAGgaatttatgtcaaaataaatcataatattatgtgtaactattatgataatgaaaaataaaatcttacaaaactacatataatatcaaaaccagaaaaattGACATTGGTAAAATATAGGTGtatatttctatgatttttctttttctttgagttgTTAGGGATTGAccctgaggtatatccccagccctttttatttttgaaacagggcctcctGAAAtggttcaggctggcctcaaactttagaTCCTTCTCCCACCTCAGtcccccaagtagctgggattacaggagtgaacACCCACTCTTGGCCATACCACATGTAGATGCTTGTCACCATCACCTCAATCAGGACATAGAACCATTCTATAACCGCTCAGATCTCCCATGTGCTACCTACACTTCCTTTCCTCCACAAGCCTTCACCTCTAGCAAACAGTGGTCTCTTCATCTCTTcatcattttgataatgttatgtgaatggaatcatatagtatataaCCTTTCAGAACACTCAGTAAGTATCTCATTTAAGAGTCAAATTCCTTCTGTAAGAATCCCTCTCCTTTTTCCATGCAGCTTCTTAGTCATTCATAATATGATGATTATATTTTCAAGAGCAAAAAtgagtatgtaaaaacgtggatgtgtaaccgatgtgattctgcaatctgtatacggggaaaaaatgggagttcataacccacttgaatcagatgtatgaaatatgatatgtcaagagctatgtaaagttttgaacaactaataataaaaaaaaagagaaacaaaaacaaaaacaaaacaaaacaaaaagcaaaaatgaggGCAGGATATATCCATTAAAACATCTGTACAGGGGATCAGAGTGTAGCTTAATGGGACACTGaatgcttagcatgtacaaggtcctgggttcaatctccataaCCCCCCAGAACCTGAAAGGAATATCAGAGCAACATAATTCATCATGGCCCAAATATGGAACaatcaaatgtccatcaacagagaaACGGATGCATGAATcctggtatattcatacaattaaatactaggcagagacagaaaagaataaaCACAGACATACACAACAATTCGAATGAAATCTTATAGACTACTTTAAGTTAAAGAAATCAgggacaaaacaaaataatgcataattttatttacatgtggtataAGAACAGGCAAAACTAATTGATGGTGATAGAAGTCAGAATAGTAATAACATCTAGAGAAGGTGTATTGACTGGGAAGGAACATGAGATAACTTTTGGGGGTgcaggaaatattttatatcttcatCGGGGTGTagttatatgtatgtaaaatattttttaaattaattcttagTAGGAAGTTTAACTGGAAATGTAACTTattgggagagcacttgcctatcatgtgaaaagcacacacacacatacacacatgcactcacaatAAATAAAGTTTAAGACTGATTTGTTTTACACCATTTACTGTATAAATGTTATACTTCAATCTTAAAAGAATCAGGGCATAGACTTTTATGAAGATGAGTCCTAAGGGCAGTAATGGAAGGCTGATGTTTAAAATTAAGaatgttggggctgggatgtagttcagtggtagagcatatgcttagcataTGTAGGCTCTGGGCTTAACACCTACTATCCCTACCCCAAATCAGAACTGTTTTTGGACAATTACAAAAGTATAATAGATAactatacatataaaatgttcaccccacctcctccagtggGAAATGTAGTCTTGCGTCTGTCCTAAATTTTCATCTTGTAAATGAATTTATGGCTCAGGGCGTCTAATAGAAGTTGAATAAAACAGATTTCATACTTGTCTCCTCTTTTGCAATAGAAACCGTATCTTGCTTATCTTTGCAGCACCTGGCACAATGTGTGTGGAAAGCAGGAATGTTCAGGAACACACAGCCAATGGAGCATTGGTTCTCAAATTTGTTTGCACATAGAAatcacttggatttttttttttttttggtggtcgTGGTGGgtgtgctggtgattgaacccggagtgcttttaccactgagctacttctccagcttttagttatttatatttattttgagacagggtctcatcaagttgctgaaGGAATCGCTAATTTGCTGGCCTcccttgtgatcctccagctcagcctcccgagtctggAGAATTTGAAAATTTGCTGAAACCTCAGAGATTCTTATTTAATTGGAACTTGTGGGGCGGGATCTGCATCTCAGTTAGTTTTTCTTCCACACTGGGGGGCTTTGCCACGttgctacattcccagccccaccccctttttttcttttaacttttttacttttgagacaggatcttgctaagttctgCAGGCCCGCCTAGAACTTGCGGtctcccagcctcagcctctagagctgttAGGGTTACCGGCGGGCGCCGCAGTGCCCAGATGGGAAtcgagttttgttttttttttttaagagtcccAGGGAGTTTCAAGGTGCTACAGAAACAAAGGGCCGCAGTTTGGGGGTGTTCTTTCACCTTCACACATGACTTACGCGCAGGTGGGTGTGAAGGTCGCTGACTTGAGTCGCCAGCCCCTTTCCTACACCAAACACACTCAAACTTCCCGGGGATGACCCTACGAGTCTTGAAGTCTCGTCACGCTGCAGGCGCTCTGCACACCCCACACCCCTCTATGGTACGTAGGCGTCCCCTCTAGCATTTGAAAGTCGCCGTCCCCCTCGGCCAGCCGGCAGCTCCCTCTCTATGGTAGAGGATTTCCCAGCAGCGCCTCAGTGGTATTTCTTTCCGGATCAAAGAGGAGGCGGGACTTCTCTCCCGGAAGTGGTCCACGTGCTTCCGCCGTGATCTATTTGGGCACCCGGCAAGTTTCTAGTGTTTGCTTAAATTGGGTACGCGGTGGGCACTGTGTCTCGCACCAATCTGTGGTGAGTGAGTCGTGGCCTTTGACCTCATGGTTACTGAGGTAATGGCATCGCCATTTCGGAGATGCAGCCGTTGGACCGGGGTCCGCAGCACCTCATTTTCAGCGTCGAGTCCAATTTCCAGGGCCCTAGAGGTTGGGTCCCGCGGTTTTTGTGTTCTCCGGTGTCGCGATCTTCTCCCGGATAAGGGTGACCTCAGGGACAGGGTTCAGGGTTCGGGGGCTCGTTTTCCAGGACCTTCAATGACATCCTGAATGACCTTGGGCTAGGCACTGACCCTTTTAGGGCTTTTCCCCCCACTTCTGGGAGAGGGATGGTTAAAGCTCGTTGGCTCCTGTCGGTCCCACGCCCTGTGATTCCTTGGAGTCCCTGGGAGGGAGGATGAACGGGAGGGGGTCGGTGCTGAATCTGATGGCTGCTCCTAGGACTAGAAGACCAGGAGGAGGTTCCCTGCACGGTGCTGGGCCGAGATGGATCCGCTTAGGGCCCAACAGCTGGCAGCTGAGCTGGAGGTGGAGATGATGGCGGACATGTACAACAGGTAAGGAGAGCCTCTCTGCCTAACCTGTGTTGGAAAATTAGCCCTGATCACCCTTCGCGAAGGCAGAAATGGATGTCTTCTAACAGATGCGTTTCTCACTGTGGGGAACCTTGAGGCCTGccttccccatccccaccccataTTTAGTACTAATGTAGATGCAATATAGAGTCACTAGAAGGACTTGGGAGTTTGCTTGGGATGGAACTGGATTGAAGGAGCAAGAGTAAGAATAGAAGCTCTAAGAGTCTCTGGTTAGTTTTCAAGAACAGTTGAGGccggtgtggtggcacacacctgtgatcccagtagctcaggaggctgaggcagaaggattgcaagttcaaagccagcctcaacaacttagcaaggccctatctctaaataaaatataaaaaagggctggggatatggctcagtggttaagctcctctgggttcaatccctggtaccaaaaaaaaaaaaaaaaaaagaacagttaaaCATTTGTCTTTTGACAAATAGTTCCTTTAGTAGTTAATATTTACTCTGTCAGGCATTTGTCAAGCTTTTTAtatgcattatctttttttttttttccccctttggtggtaccagggattgaacacaaaggcactttaacactgaactacatccctagccctttttatattttattttgggccAGAGTCTAGGTTGCCTAGGATAGCcttgaaattgagatcctcctgcagcCTCTTGCCTCACTGGGATTATCGCATACTCTACTGCACCCAGctgcattatctttttttaattcttaaaataatccaGTGGGTTAATTTTATTAGTCCCattttaagaagaggaaattgagCCTTCTACAGGTTAAAAACTTCATCAGGGCCCACGCAAGTCAGTAGCAATGTCAGGTCTAGTACATCAGTATGACTCCACAACTGGTGCTTTCAGTGATTTGGCAAATCTGGGAATAGTCCTGGCTCCACCAGGGATTATACTATTTGATAaacatttcctcatctttaaaatagacATATACTAGTACCCACATCATAGagacattaaaaacattaaatacaaAGGGCCTTTGCATCAAGCCCAAACAGGAAACAATCACATATTTGCTACTTTTATCAGCTCAAGTTCTGTGAATTGTTTGGTCTTGGAAGTTATAAATTAGAATGATTTTGGgggtaggtaccagggattaaacccagggatgcttaaccactgagccccatccctaacttttttttttttttttttttttgagacatgtcttgctaagttgtttagggcctcgataagttgctgaggctgactttgaactagtgattctcttgcctcagcctccccagctactgggattacaggtgtgtgccaccacatccagcagaatgatttttagATGTAGACTGTGAAGTCAGACTGCCTAGTTCTATGTGATCCTCAACAAATTACTGAGTCTCTCTGtgccttaatttcctcatctgtaatatgAGGATAATGATGTGCCTATCCCACAGAAGTATCAGAAGGATTGCATAAAAAGAATCTATGTAAAGCTCTTAGCATGAGGCTTGTTATACATCCAGCATTCAACAAATAGTCATTGTGTCTGGGCTCAAAGGAGGTTCCTACTCTCTGAAAACCCTCCAAGATGTTTGAAGTGCAAAATGAGGATTCACACTGTTTTCTTGGAGGAGATGAAATCAGTATACAGGGTTGGAATGAATGTGGGTTCCTGGGATGTCACAGGATGCTTCTTGCTGGACTTTATCCTTCTCTCTCCTCAGAATGACCAGTGCCTGCCACCGGAAGTGCGTGCCTCCCCACTATAAGGAAGCAGAACTGTCCAAGGGCGAGTCTGTATGCCTGGATCGATGTGTCTCCAAGTACCTGGATATCCATGAACGGATGGGCAAAAAGTTGACAGAGTTGTCTATGCAGGATGAAGAGCTGATGAAGAGAGTGCAGCAGAGCTCTGGTCCTGCATGAGGTCCTCAGACAATATACACCTGGGGTGCACCTTGCTCCTCccatttgtttaataaaaatgCCCCCTATTGGGTGTCGTGTGAAGACTGCCAGGCCTAGGCTCTCTGTGGAGCATCTCCAGGAGCCCTGGGTGTGGTAGAACTGTCTTGTGGAAGGGATAGTTGTCACACTGGTATGTGacttgtgtatgtgtatatatatatatgtatattaaagcAAGTTTGTTGACACCTACTATGTTTAAAGCAGTGTGCTTAgtgtttggaaattaaaaaaaaatcaaacacagcCTCTACCAGCAGAGGGAGTCCAAGATAGTGTTTTAAGAGTATGAACAgttaaaggctggggatatagctcagttggtagagtgcctgccctGCATGCACAACACACAAAAAGTATGAACAGTTAAGATAGCTTAGATTTGCACCTGGGATCTGTCTCTGGCTGTGTGACCCTGAATGTGATATTTCTCTGGGCTTTAGCTTtcccacctgtaaaatggggatgatcaGAGAGCTATTGTGGAGATTAAGCGAGTTTATAtgagaaaaacatattaaatgcTTTGCTGACAGTAGCATAATGACTCGGGTGTAGGAAGCactaactaaatattttttaaaaatttgaaattaaggGGAGACAAGCAGGCATTTCCACAaatgatagaaagaaaagatgtaaAGGAGAGTGTGAAAAGTAGATGGGATTTGATAGAGGGCAATGTCAAGTTGTTGAGGGACCCAGCTTCATGGTAATCCAGGCAGAGACTGAGTAACAGCCACTGTCATTCAGTGTTCACCTGAGTCAGACTCTGCTCCTCACCCTTCATACAATATCCGAGCTAATCCACCTGTCTAGGCTAAAGGTCCTATTGGGAAATGGAGGTTCAGAGAGGTGGCTGCTTGCAGGTCATGCAGGTGGAGCAATATTGTGGAGGCCAGGGTTTATGCTTCATGTGCTGTCTTACTTGGTGGAGTATAGCAAGCTTACATCCTGTCTGAGGAGTCCCCTTAGAGGACTGTACAGCATTTAGACATGTGCGTTGTGCCAGGTGGGATTTTGGTTGACCCCGTGGCACCTGTAGCAGTACCATCAGAGTGGGTCTTCATGGTGGAGATGTCTGGGATGGAGGTAGGTTATTGGAGATGGAGTAAAGGAGAGAATAGAGGCAGTGATTTTGGGCTCACAAGTGCAGGTTCAGGCCAGACTGACTGGGTTTGAGTCCTGACAGATTTTCTAGCTGTATGATCTTGGGTGGGCAATTAACTGCCTCATTTAACCCCCTAATAAAAGTATTGAGATGCCTAACTGGGTGGTCATCAAATTTAACCATTAATAACTAAAACACTTTGAAAAGTGCCTACCTTATACTAACCCATTTTGTCTCATTGTCCCCaatgtgaaacttaaaaaaacaaactaacaaatatTAGACTATTTTAATGTACTGTGTTgaaatattttgtgtaaaattGAAAATTTGGGACTTAGTGGTTTATGTATTCAATAGTAGCTCTTTTCATTGCTAAGTTTGGCAGGAGGTGGAGACCCCAGATGGACCCCTGTAAAACTCAAAACCATTGTCTTGCCTTAGGCATAGGCAGAATGTTAAGGCTCCTTTCCAGGTACTGCAGTACAGTTTGGGCCAACAGGTGGCACTGTCTGCTCACAGGTCTGCCTGCCTTGGACAGTTCCACAAATGTTTATCACTTGTTCTCTGCTAGTGTCATACTTGGAAGAAAGGGACTGTGCTGAGACAAAACTGTACCTGATCTCAAGTTTATCCAGGAATGGCAAGAATTTTCCATGCATAGCTGGAACAGATAGAAGTGTGGAAAAGAGGTTTCCACTCAGTAATAATACTTGTGAAGGCTTTGAAAAAGCAGAAATGGGGAGTACTTGTACTGAGGAAGCAAGCCACAGCAAGGCTGGGATGTTGAGTGTGAAGAGAGATGGAGCTGAGAGACAGGCCTTGACGGCTGGGAGGTACAGTTCCCAAAGAGCCTAACTGTGTTAAAGGGAATTTGGATTTTTTCCTACTAAGAGCATCATCGAACAGTTGAAGGAATTAAACCCTTCAGTGACAATGACATCTGCATTTTAGAGGCTCACTCTCACTATCAGCCAGGTAGATAAGTGGTAGGTGATGGTAGGTAATGGATTAAAGGGAGAATGGCAAGGAGGCAGTGAGGAGGGAAGGGATGATGGAAGAATGGCTTAGTTTATTGAGTTGCAATAGCACACTAAGCTCTGTGCTAAGTCCTTAAGTACATAATTCCAATTAATCTTAACCACAGCTGTGTGAGGTAGGTGTgagtattctcattttacagataaagaagctGAGAATCAAGGGTTAGTAACTTGCCTAAGTCATGCAGCAAGCAGgtagcagagctgggattccaaTTTAGACACCAGAGGCCACTTTAACCACTACCTTAGGATTGAGGGCAATGGTCCCTAGTGGGAAATGTCTGCAGTTTCACATTTTGTTTAACAATATTTGTTATTGGCCTGCTACATGCAGGATGCTATGGCAAAATGTCCAAAGTGAGTTAGCTAGACCCTGCCCCCAGTGTGCAAGagtgctggctggggtggagaaaaggagaaatagagTTTGTACTTAAAGGGAGTAAGAAAAATGGATTAGGCCTTTTCTGCTTAGGAAAAAGTAATAAACTCTTAATCCTCAAATGTGTTTTTGCTTcattatcaattttaaatatCAGGAAATGTCTCATAGAAATCTGCAATTCGTGTTTTTCAAAAAGTTAGAtgaagctaggcacagtggtgcatgcctataatcccagcaatttgggaggctgaggcagggggatcgcaagtttgagtccaactaagtgagaccttgtttcaaaaaataaaaagggttgggtatgtagctcagtgataaaatgtccctgggttcaatctcagtacaaaaaaaaaaaaaaaaaagaggatctgATAGTAAGCATTCCTGGTTGGCAGCAGTCTGTAGGATGGGCAGAGGCTTGGCCTTTCACCAAACCTACCACCACTAATTTCTTCCATCCTTCTCATCATCTGCTTGACTTGCAAGCATCTGGTCTGGGTCTTTAGCTCTGGGTGTTGAGATGAACTGGATGCTACATGAGAAAACATGT
This portion of the Ictidomys tridecemlineatus isolate mIctTri1 chromosome 4, mIctTri1.hap1, whole genome shotgun sequence genome encodes:
- the Timm10 gene encoding mitochondrial import inner membrane translocase subunit Tim10 — encoded protein: MDPLRAQQLAAELEVEMMADMYNRMTSACHRKCVPPHYKEAELSKGESVCLDRCVSKYLDIHERMGKKLTELSMQDEELMKRVQQSSGPA